From one Phocaeicola salanitronis DSM 18170 genomic stretch:
- a CDS encoding PepSY-associated TM helix domain-containing protein: MKKLFRNIHLWLSLPLGILISIICFSGAALVFEQDITKALQGELYCITPPAKDAKALPPAQLIENIQEQVSDSLHLTALQLSHNPEEAAFASFRETGKKRLSVNPYTGETLGWTKSYPFFQTMRKLHRWLMDPPASKGEKSAGKVIVGVATLLMVFILISGLIIWIPRTRKALKNRLSVSCTKGWRRFWYDMHVSVGFYCTIFLLVMALTGLTWSFSWYRTAAYSLFGENPTASAHRTDKGKEKPRKEEIKITWKDAQASAPQSMKGWFYAFHTGSWGGMPTKVLYFLAALSGGILPLSGYYLWWKRKHYK, from the coding sequence ATGAAAAAACTATTCCGTAACATCCACCTTTGGCTTTCGCTTCCCTTGGGCATCCTCATCAGCATTATCTGCTTTTCGGGAGCCGCTTTGGTATTCGAACAGGACATTACGAAAGCCCTTCAAGGCGAGCTTTATTGCATAACCCCTCCTGCCAAAGACGCGAAAGCCCTTCCGCCTGCCCAGCTGATAGAAAACATCCAAGAGCAGGTTTCAGACTCCTTGCACCTTACCGCACTCCAGCTCTCACACAACCCCGAAGAAGCAGCCTTCGCATCTTTTCGCGAGACCGGAAAAAAACGGCTTAGCGTCAATCCATACACCGGCGAGACATTAGGCTGGACAAAGTCATATCCTTTTTTCCAAACCATGCGCAAACTGCACCGCTGGCTCATGGACCCTCCGGCATCGAAAGGTGAAAAGTCAGCAGGAAAGGTCATCGTAGGAGTTGCTACCCTGCTCATGGTATTCATCCTGATTAGCGGCCTGATTATTTGGATACCCCGCACCCGAAAAGCATTGAAGAACCGCCTGAGCGTATCGTGCACCAAGGGCTGGAGGCGTTTTTGGTACGACATGCATGTCTCCGTCGGCTTTTATTGCACGATATTCCTGCTGGTTATGGCACTGACCGGACTGACCTGGTCATTCAGTTGGTATCGCACGGCAGCTTATTCGCTCTTTGGCGAAAATCCAACGGCATCGGCACACCGTACAGACAAGGGTAAGGAAAAGCCCCGCAAAGAAGAAATAAAAATCACGTGGAAAGACGCTCAGGCTTCTGCTCCGCAAAGCATGAAAGGCTGGTTTTATGCTTTCCATACCGGAAGCTGGGGAGGAATGCCCACCAAAGTGCTGTATTTCTTAGCTGCCTTGTCCGGAGGCATCTTGCCCCTGAGCGGATATTACTTATGGTGGAAGCGGAAACATTATAAATGA
- a CDS encoding DUF4374 domain-containing protein, giving the protein MKKKHFSWAFIAALSLSCTFTTACSDDNPVQTEEPTPDPDPTPDTPSETLARFVIVTQSGNDNGATYLVTSESLDEGQVTAKGNGWETESASNWIFYGERYLFGFQYNDGNNGTGFSFKLSNNGTVTEDRQYTFNRTTTYGTWGDNVITASTNAGTAEQDEEGNYAYYLQFNYLSVLDGNTTTGNHIAENFLGNGERVSFAGFVEANGKLYTSVVPMGMSHYGVNTFPWAIQKQEYVANADGGSGSGQYTAGMIPSTQYPDSAFVAIYSGDDFDETPVIARTGKIGFASGRMRSQYYQTIWAADNGDLYVFSPGYGRTTTTPVVNPDGTQFERVQGKLPSGVVRIKAGETDFDASYYVNLEELGNKNPMFRCWHIAEDNFLLQMYSEGAENMSGTSAPRNELAVFNGEEGTLTVVTGLPDASTLSSFGTPCSDNGYAYIPVVTTTGDKPTIYRIDPATGEAKAGLVIDGADSVTALGKLSATSN; this is encoded by the coding sequence ATGAAGAAAAAACATTTCTCTTGGGCATTTATCGCTGCCCTCTCTTTGAGTTGTACGTTTACAACAGCATGCAGTGACGACAATCCGGTACAAACAGAAGAGCCCACTCCTGATCCCGACCCCACTCCAGACACACCTTCGGAAACGTTAGCCCGTTTTGTCATAGTGACACAATCCGGGAACGACAATGGAGCGACTTATCTGGTGACCTCCGAATCGCTCGATGAAGGACAAGTGACCGCAAAAGGCAACGGATGGGAAACCGAATCGGCTTCCAACTGGATTTTCTATGGCGAACGTTACCTGTTCGGCTTCCAATACAACGACGGGAATAACGGAACCGGATTCTCTTTCAAATTAAGCAATAACGGAACAGTGACCGAAGACCGCCAATATACATTCAACCGTACCACAACTTACGGCACGTGGGGCGATAATGTCATTACCGCTTCTACCAATGCGGGAACAGCCGAACAAGACGAAGAAGGGAATTACGCCTACTACCTGCAATTCAATTATCTGAGCGTATTGGACGGAAACACCACCACAGGAAACCATATTGCCGAAAACTTTTTGGGCAATGGCGAGCGTGTGAGCTTTGCCGGTTTCGTAGAAGCCAACGGAAAGCTTTATACTTCGGTTGTCCCCATGGGCATGAGCCATTATGGAGTAAACACGTTCCCTTGGGCCATCCAGAAGCAAGAATACGTAGCGAATGCCGACGGAGGAAGCGGCTCGGGACAATATACCGCAGGAATGATTCCTTCTACCCAATATCCCGACAGTGCTTTCGTAGCCATCTATAGCGGAGACGATTTCGACGAGACTCCCGTCATTGCACGTACCGGTAAAATCGGATTTGCCAGCGGACGCATGCGCTCGCAATACTATCAGACCATTTGGGCTGCAGACAACGGCGACCTCTATGTATTCTCTCCGGGCTATGGACGTACCACTACCACTCCGGTTGTAAACCCCGACGGTACCCAATTCGAGCGCGTACAAGGGAAACTTCCTTCGGGTGTAGTACGCATCAAAGCGGGCGAAACCGACTTCGACGCTTCTTATTATGTCAATCTGGAAGAATTGGGAAACAAGAATCCGATGTTCCGATGCTGGCACATCGCCGAAGACAATTTCCTGCTTCAAATGTATAGTGAAGGGGCAGAAAACATGAGCGGAACCAGTGCGCCGCGCAATGAACTGGCTGTATTCAACGGCGAAGAAGGTACGCTGACCGTAGTGACCGGCCTGCCCGACGCTTCTACCTTGTCCAGCTTTGGCACTCCGTGCAGCGACAACGGCTATGCTTATATTCCCGTAGTGACAACAACCGGAGACAAACCGACCATCTACCGCATCGACCCTGCTACAGGCGAAGCCAAAGCCGGGCTTGTAATAGACGGGGCTGACTCTGTAACGGCATTGGGCAAGTTATCCGCAACCAGCAATTGA
- a CDS encoding TonB-dependent receptor, with protein sequence MVKHCACTLLFYIICTLSVSAQSQGLVSGKVLSTDKSIIDFATVYLKGTQYGCTTNEEGLYHLKAPAGTYTLAISAIGYSTHEEQITIPAQERIRRNIVLKPEAQELDEVVVVSNGVSRVKRSAFNAVAVDTKELHNSTKSLSEALMQLPGLKLRESGGVGSDMQLMLDGFSGKHVKIFIDGVPQEGAGTAFDINNIPVNFAERIEVYKGVVPVGFGTDALGGVINIVTNKRRRSWHLDASYSYGSFNTHKSYVNFGQTFRNGLMYEINAFQNFSDNDYYIDNYITEFGEDGITENTDRNKIYHVKRFNDQFHNEAVIGKIGLVDKPWADRLMVGFNYSHFYKEIQTGVYQYIVFGEKHRKGHSFVPSLEYNKRDLFTKGLDVMLTANYNHNLTMNIDTASYKYNWLGDRKYTGSKGEQSYQDNESKNTNWNATFTANYRIGTIHSFTLNHVLSTFKRTTRSKVDGSSKLSDFSIPKITRKNITGLSYRLMPTDKWNLSAFGKYYNQYNQGPVSQSEDGVGNYVDMTRKTSSFGYGAAGTYFIIEGLQAKLSYEKAYRLPTTDELFGDEDLEAGKTDLKPEKSDNINFNLSYNRQFGKHALYVEGTLIYRDTKDYIKRGLDAIGGMSYGIYENHGRVKTKGFNVSARYAYSKWFSLGGTFNNINVRDDERYRAGNTQQESTTYGQRIPNQPYTFANFDATFTWHDLFAEGNVLTLTYDGYYQHEFSLYWEHLGDPRSKSRVPEQFSHNLSLGYSMKNGRYNISFECRNFTNEKLYDNFSLQKAGRAFYGKFRVYFGS encoded by the coding sequence ATGGTAAAACACTGCGCCTGCACATTATTGTTCTATATAATATGCACCCTCTCTGTTTCAGCACAAAGCCAGGGACTCGTATCCGGGAAAGTCCTTTCTACAGACAAAAGCATCATTGATTTCGCTACAGTTTACTTAAAAGGCACCCAATATGGATGCACTACGAACGAAGAAGGGCTTTATCACCTGAAAGCTCCTGCCGGGACCTATACCTTGGCAATATCAGCCATCGGATACAGCACACATGAAGAACAAATCACGATTCCCGCCCAAGAACGCATCCGGAGAAACATTGTCCTGAAACCGGAGGCACAAGAGCTGGACGAAGTGGTTGTCGTATCCAACGGAGTAAGCCGGGTCAAAAGGTCGGCATTCAATGCCGTAGCGGTCGATACAAAAGAATTGCACAACTCCACCAAGAGCCTGAGCGAAGCCTTGATGCAACTTCCAGGACTGAAATTGCGTGAATCGGGCGGCGTAGGTTCGGATATGCAATTGATGTTAGACGGTTTTTCGGGCAAACATGTGAAAATATTTATCGACGGCGTACCGCAAGAAGGAGCGGGAACCGCCTTCGATATCAACAACATCCCCGTCAATTTTGCAGAACGCATCGAAGTATATAAAGGTGTAGTTCCCGTAGGTTTCGGCACAGATGCCTTGGGCGGTGTCATCAACATTGTGACCAACAAACGCCGCCGGAGCTGGCATTTGGACGCCTCCTATTCTTACGGTTCATTCAACACCCATAAATCGTATGTCAACTTCGGGCAAACGTTCCGAAACGGACTGATGTACGAAATAAACGCTTTCCAGAACTTTTCGGACAACGATTATTACATCGATAATTACATCACCGAGTTCGGAGAAGACGGAATTACGGAAAATACCGACCGCAACAAGATATACCACGTAAAGCGTTTTAATGACCAGTTCCACAATGAAGCGGTTATCGGAAAAATCGGTTTGGTAGACAAGCCTTGGGCAGACCGCCTGATGGTGGGATTCAACTATTCGCATTTCTATAAGGAAATACAGACCGGCGTATACCAATACATCGTATTCGGAGAAAAACACCGCAAAGGACATTCTTTTGTCCCTTCGCTGGAATACAACAAACGTGACCTGTTCACCAAAGGGCTGGACGTGATGCTGACCGCCAACTACAACCATAACCTGACAATGAACATTGATACCGCGTCTTATAAATACAATTGGCTGGGCGACCGGAAATATACCGGAAGCAAGGGCGAGCAATCGTATCAGGACAACGAATCGAAAAATACCAACTGGAACGCCACGTTTACGGCAAACTACCGCATCGGGACGATTCATTCGTTTACCCTGAATCATGTTTTAAGCACCTTCAAGCGTACTACCCGCTCGAAGGTAGACGGAAGTTCAAAGTTATCAGACTTCAGCATCCCCAAAATCACCCGCAAGAACATCACCGGACTTTCGTACCGCCTGATGCCGACAGACAAGTGGAACCTGTCGGCATTCGGGAAATATTATAACCAGTACAATCAAGGTCCCGTATCGCAAAGCGAAGACGGAGTGGGCAACTATGTAGACATGACACGCAAGACCAGCTCTTTCGGATACGGAGCCGCAGGCACCTATTTCATTATCGAAGGGCTTCAGGCAAAATTATCGTATGAAAAAGCCTACCGTCTGCCTACAACCGACGAACTTTTCGGAGACGAAGACCTGGAAGCCGGCAAAACCGACTTGAAGCCGGAAAAGAGTGACAACATAAACTTCAATCTGAGTTATAACCGCCAGTTCGGCAAACATGCCCTTTATGTAGAAGGAACATTGATTTACCGCGACACGAAAGACTACATCAAACGCGGGCTGGATGCCATCGGAGGCATGAGCTATGGGATATACGAGAATCACGGACGGGTGAAAACAAAGGGATTCAACGTTTCGGCACGCTATGCCTATTCAAAATGGTTCTCGCTGGGCGGCACATTTAATAATATCAATGTGCGCGACGACGAACGGTACCGTGCCGGGAATACCCAACAAGAAAGCACCACTTACGGGCAACGCATTCCAAACCAGCCCTATACATTCGCCAACTTCGATGCCACGTTCACCTGGCACGACCTTTTTGCAGAAGGAAATGTGCTGACGCTTACCTATGACGGATATTATCAGCATGAGTTTTCCCTGTATTGGGAACACTTGGGCGACCCGCGCTCGAAAAGCCGCGTGCCCGAACAGTTCTCACACAACTTAAGTTTGGGGTATTCAATGAAAAACGGACGGTATAACATCTCCTTCGAATGCCGCAACTTTACAAACGAAAAGCTGTACGACAACTTCAGCCTTCAGAAAGCCGGACGTGCCTTCTACGGCAAGTTCCGAGTGTATTTTGGAAGTTGA
- the rlmH gene encoding 23S rRNA (pseudouridine(1915)-N(3))-methyltransferase RlmH, which produces MKFMLLVVGKTVEKHYIAAIEDYLQRIRHYISFDIEVIPELKNTKSLSTGQIKEKEGELIVKALQPGDVPVLLDEHGKEFRSIEFAAWIERKMHTAKRLVFIIGGAYGFSQAVYQAAQEKISLSKMTFSHQMIRLIFTEQLYRAMSILNNSPYHHE; this is translated from the coding sequence ATGAAATTTATGTTATTGGTTGTGGGCAAGACTGTAGAAAAACATTATATTGCCGCCATCGAAGACTATCTGCAACGCATCAGACATTACATCTCCTTCGACATAGAAGTGATTCCGGAACTGAAGAACACGAAAAGCCTCAGCACCGGACAAATAAAGGAAAAAGAAGGCGAACTGATAGTAAAAGCCCTCCAGCCGGGCGATGTCCCCGTATTGCTTGACGAGCACGGAAAGGAATTCCGCTCCATCGAGTTCGCCGCATGGATCGAACGGAAAATGCATACCGCCAAGCGTCTGGTATTTATCATAGGCGGTGCATACGGATTCTCGCAAGCCGTCTACCAGGCAGCACAAGAAAAAATATCCTTATCAAAAATGACGTTCTCGCATCAGATGATACGACTGATTTTTACAGAACAGCTCTACCGTGCCATGAGCATCCTGAACAACAGCCCTTATCATCACGAATAA
- the nadC gene encoding carboxylating nicotinate-nucleotide diphosphorylase, which translates to MDEKIVKDLIDRLIDLSFAEDIGDGDHTTLSCIPADAMGKSKLLIKEEGILAGIEVAKEVFRRFDPTLQVEVFINDGTHVKPGDVPMVVSGKVQSLLQTERLMLNIMQRMSGIATMTHKYVERLAGTKTRVLDTRKTTPGMRILEKMAVKIGGGVNHRIGLFDMILLKDNHVDFAGGIDKAILRAKEYCKVKGKDLKIEIEVRNLDELQQVLDLGGVDRIMLDNFTPADTRKAVEMVGGRYEIESSGGITFDTLRDYAECGVDFISVGALTHSVKGLDMSFKAC; encoded by the coding sequence ATGGATGAGAAAATAGTAAAAGACTTGATCGACCGTTTGATAGATCTGTCGTTTGCCGAAGATATAGGTGACGGCGACCATACTACGTTGTCGTGTATTCCGGCAGATGCTATGGGAAAATCGAAATTGCTGATTAAAGAAGAAGGTATTCTGGCAGGCATTGAAGTGGCAAAAGAAGTGTTCCGCCGTTTCGACCCGACACTTCAGGTAGAAGTGTTCATCAACGACGGTACCCATGTAAAGCCGGGTGATGTGCCGATGGTCGTTTCGGGTAAAGTACAGTCGCTTTTGCAGACCGAACGGCTGATGCTGAACATTATGCAGCGTATGAGTGGCATCGCCACCATGACGCATAAGTACGTAGAGCGTCTGGCTGGTACAAAAACACGGGTGCTGGACACGCGCAAGACTACTCCGGGCATGCGTATCCTTGAGAAGATGGCTGTAAAGATAGGAGGTGGCGTAAATCACCGTATCGGTTTGTTTGACATGATTCTGCTGAAAGACAATCATGTGGATTTTGCCGGAGGAATCGATAAAGCGATATTGCGCGCGAAGGAATATTGTAAGGTAAAAGGAAAAGACCTGAAGATTGAAATTGAGGTCCGTAATTTAGACGAGCTTCAGCAAGTGCTTGATTTAGGAGGAGTAGACCGCATTATGCTGGACAATTTCACGCCGGCTGATACACGTAAGGCAGTAGAAATGGTAGGCGGGCGTTACGAAATAGAATCATCGGGAGGCATTACCTTTGATACGCTCCGCGATTATGCTGAATGCGGAGTTGATTTCATTTCGGTAGGTGCTTTGACCCATTCGGTAAAAGGACTTGATATGAGCTTTAAAGCGTGTTGA
- a CDS encoding DUF4923 family protein, with translation MNRNVIVKGALLVALCFAFCGMAQAQDWKSILSGVANAITDGKAGAAAFSIEGSWRYASPDCKFTSDNLLAKAGGEVASKKVEEKMTDILDKLGFTEGCTYTFNEDGTYTSTVKGRTTSGTYTYDSETNELQLKTKLGLKFNATVSHNVLEPKKMSLLFKADKVMSLIQTIGGALGSNSSNSVLSTANSLLNEYDGLQLGFALEKQ, from the coding sequence ATGAATAGAAATGTTATTGTAAAAGGAGCGTTGCTGGTCGCTTTGTGTTTCGCTTTTTGCGGAATGGCTCAGGCACAAGACTGGAAATCGATTCTTTCGGGTGTCGCCAATGCGATAACGGATGGCAAAGCAGGGGCGGCGGCATTTTCGATAGAAGGTTCGTGGCGTTATGCCAGTCCCGATTGCAAGTTTACCAGCGATAACCTGTTGGCGAAAGCCGGAGGTGAGGTTGCTTCCAAAAAGGTGGAAGAGAAGATGACCGATATTTTGGATAAACTGGGGTTTACCGAAGGATGCACTTATACCTTTAATGAAGACGGAACATATACTTCTACAGTCAAAGGGCGTACGACCAGTGGCACTTATACATACGATTCCGAGACGAACGAGTTGCAATTGAAAACCAAATTGGGCTTGAAGTTTAATGCTACGGTGTCGCATAATGTATTGGAACCTAAAAAGATGAGCTTGCTTTTCAAGGCGGACAAAGTGATGTCGTTGATTCAGACGATAGGCGGTGCTTTAGGAAGTAATTCATCAAATTCGGTGCTGAGTACAGCCAACTCGTTATTGAACGAATACGACGGTTTGCAATTAGGTTTCGCATTGGAAAAACAATAG
- a CDS encoding DUF1016 N-terminal domain-containing protein, translating to MTRLIKTDKDYASWIEELSQRYRKSQIKAATHVNSEMLQFYWSLGRDIVTLHAKSRWGDEIY from the coding sequence ATGACCCGATTAATCAAAACCGATAAAGACTACGCCTCATGGATTGAAGAGCTTAGTCAGAGATATAGAAAGAGCCAGATTAAAGCGGCAACCCATGTCAATAGTGAGATGCTGCAATTCTATTGGTCGCTGGGACGTGATATTGTGACGCTTCATGCGAAAAGCCGTTGGGGAGATGAGATATACTAA
- a CDS encoding DUF2971 domain-containing protein → MKNKNSFLTNLKDFDKYFPEDCAALLLPGRLLVGKNKYSKLYHTTSLNSFMLIWAKKRLRFAPLTGVNDMKEITLSISDESPQRLPMLFAMQDVRKAYKQISFTMDFNSSIKGYASPLLWGVYGDKNKGVCIELDYNKLNLPTNCFHGIVEYENRTKHQIEIPKDVVSINSLKSFIRLHQKELFFMKDKCWEHENEYRIISDADEYLDITDAITSVYVAELDGLTFEIVDELLKDTNVKFGYVHVDKDSGVLFSSDARKYKESVNSALNNPNNCLLPISEQAKNYYESLKNNPDADLTKIEYNLHN, encoded by the coding sequence ATGAAAAATAAAAATTCTTTTCTTACAAATCTTAAAGATTTTGATAAATACTTTCCCGAAGATTGTGCAGCACTTCTACTTCCAGGGAGACTATTAGTTGGAAAGAACAAATATTCAAAGCTCTATCATACAACATCACTAAATTCATTTATGTTAATCTGGGCAAAGAAGAGATTGAGATTTGCTCCTTTGACAGGTGTGAATGATATGAAAGAGATCACCTTATCCATAAGTGATGAAAGTCCGCAACGATTACCAATGTTATTTGCCATGCAAGATGTAAGAAAAGCATATAAGCAAATAAGCTTTACGATGGACTTCAATTCTTCAATTAAAGGATACGCTTCACCTTTACTTTGGGGCGTATATGGTGATAAAAATAAGGGCGTTTGTATAGAATTGGATTATAATAAGCTCAATCTGCCGACAAATTGTTTTCACGGTATTGTTGAATATGAAAATAGAACTAAACATCAAATTGAAATACCAAAAGATGTCGTATCTATCAATTCTTTAAAATCTTTCATTCGGTTGCATCAAAAAGAACTATTTTTTATGAAAGACAAATGTTGGGAGCATGAAAACGAATACCGAATAATTAGTGATGCTGATGAGTATTTGGATATTACAGATGCCATAACTTCTGTTTACGTAGCAGAGCTTGACGGACTAACATTTGAAATAGTTGATGAATTACTAAAAGATACGAATGTGAAATTTGGATACGTACATGTTGATAAAGATAGTGGGGTTTTATTTTCATCGGATGCAAGGAAATATAAAGAGAGCGTAAATTCAGCTCTAAATAATCCAAACAATTGCTTGTTACCTATTTCCGAACAGGCTAAAAATTATTATGAATCACTCAAAAATAACCCAGATGCAGACCTCACAAAAATAGAGTATAACTTACACAATTAA